The Acidobacteriota bacterium genome segment AGACTTTGAAGCATTGTTAAATTTTTTAGAGTGTTGTATTGGGATTTAATGGCATTCCCACGCAAGAGATGAAAAATTTCCCTTGATGCGATATGACAAATTTCCCACATGAACATGGGGTCATTTTGTTTGTCGAAAGCGTAAATGATCAAACAAGGTTCATCCTCAAATAAGAAAGTGGATACTATTATTTCTATGATATGTAATTGTCTCGGTGGGAATTTAGCTAAAATCTGTTGAGATTCAGGGGATTGACTATTATATGTTAAACAATCTCTTTCAAACTTAAATAAACTTACTGCTACATCAATTGGAATAACCGAAATCGGTGCTACTCCAAATCCTTCCTTTGGGAGAAAAACATTTTCGTACCTATCCAGATGAAATACTTGTATAGCTTGTGCTGCAACTTCCTGCTTTATTGTACTGATAAAATTATTGGCTTGAGTTTCAGATTTTACCAGAGAGGAATATTGTTCCTCATAACTGTTTAAAATGTAGCTAACAGTAATTTCTACCCAAAGATGAAAAAGAGCCTCTTTGATACCATGCAAATGATGAGCAAGATCAACATACATGTCATTATCGGTTGAATCTACTAAATGAACTCTTGAGCTATCATCGAAAAGATTATGGTCGAAACTGATTTCGGTTTGAATGATAATTAAATGAAAGGTTGGAAATTTTAGGTCTTCTTTAAGCGTTAATAAAAGCCTTTCTGATGTAATAAGCGTCTCTGACGTTATAATAAGTATTTTTCCTATAGGATACTCAGCATTTTCTACAAAGTTTTTAATTTCCTTAAATGAAGGTAAAATTTGATAATCATCCAATGTACCAAAAATCTTTTTAATTAAGATACTAATTGCTTCCGACTTATAATTTGTCCCAAACTTAAATTTAGGTACCAATTGTTTGACCTCAAGAAAGGTAATATAAAAACATTGCTAATGCGAATCAAGAGTTGAAAGCAGCCCGACAAAGAGTTGTAGAATTGGGTTTATGGAACATCAACTCATCCAACTCTATGTCTGGGTCTGTAGCGTTTACGATAAACATTCAATCTTGAAAGTTCAACGTATGAGTAACAACAACCAGCCTAATTTCACTGACCAAGAATTGATCACTGTCTATCTGTTCGAGCATCTTCAAGGTCATTTCCAACAACGCCGCATCTATGATTATATTGCTGGACATTGGCTGGCTTGGTTTCCAGATTTGCCCTCTTATCAAGCCTTCAATTATCGCCTCAATCAACTCAGTCCAAGTTTTGCTTTGCTGCTCGAAGAATTGGTGAGCCAATTGGCAAATGGCTTACCACAAACGACCGATTATGTCTTGGATTCTTTGCCCATCCTGCTTGCCAAAGGCAGTCGCGCCGATGCCGCCAAAGTCGCCAGAGAAGTTGCCAATAAAGGCTTTTGTTCCACCAAAAAGCTCTTTTATCACGGTGTCAAACTGCATCTTTGTGGTCGTCGTCGCCTTCAGCAATTGCCACTGCCAGAAGCCTTGGCCCTGACTGCCGCGTCGGTTCACGACCTGACGGCTTTTCGCCAAGAAATGGAGCCTCCGGCGTTTGCTGCTTTGTTCGCCGATAAAGCCTATAAAGACGAGGCGATGAAAGCCGAACTGGCAAAGCATGAGGTTGAACTTTGTACGCCAGATAAGTGCCCACGAGGGCAAGAAAAAGAAGCAGCTTACAACAGTCTATGGTCGCGCTTCGTGTCGGCGATGCGTCAACCGATTGAGTCATTGTTCAATTGGTTAATTCAAAGATCAGGGATTCAGGATGCCGCAAAGGTTCGTTCGACTAATGGTTTGCTGGTTCATTGCTATGGCAAACTGACAGTCTGTTGTTTTCGACTCCTGTTCAACTCTTGATTCGCATTGCTAGTGTGCAGAGGGATTTTGATAGATATTAAACTTTCGACATAAAAGTGGTATAAAATTTTTGAACGATATTTCAATCCTTGAAATTACACAATTGCACCAATCTCTATCTCAATGTAATTTCTATAGAACTCCTTTATTTTTACAATTCTTTAGCTACTGGGCTTGTCGTGATGATGAAAAACCAACCTAGTAACCAAGTCAAAACAATCGCTAAAATAATTAAAAATTAGAGGCAAATTCGATGTAATGCTCCGCTTCAAGAAGCGAAATTCTATCTTAATTCAAAATAAAAATGGAAAAATTCTAAATAGCAACGAAAGATTATTATATGAAAATAAAAAATGTCAACATTAAAAAGCAAAAAAGAAAAATCGAATTAAAAATTGTATAACTTTTTAGTAATTAAATAATCCATTTTTGCGGAATTTTTTATTGATAATTATTTTTTACGATGTGGATGTGAAATTTAGATAATGAGTCTGTTGCGTAATAAGTTTTGAAAGCTTTTTACAAAAAAATCTTAAGATAGCCTCCTGTGCTCTTTATAAATTTTCCGACGTATTTTTAAGCTCGTAAATGAGACACGCATCGAATTTTCTTATCACGCAACAGGTTCAATGTCGTCCCTTACGTTTTCACTGAATATTTCAATGTGACATCGCATAGATGATGACATTGATGCCGACTTTATAGGCGGCGAGTCCGTATTTTAAAGGGTATCGCGGGTCATCAATCCATTCCCACGCATCGCCTAAATCGCAATTGCGGGCGATAAAGACCAGGAGTTTTCCGCTCTTGTCGCGAATGCCCATGTAATGCGGCGTGTAACCGCCTTTTTCGTGGGTGACGCCGCGACCGAGCCACGAACCGATGCCCGGAACCTGTACGACTTCGTTGATGTCGAAGTAACAATGAAACAATGAATCATCGGGCGGAATGTCTTCGATTTGGTATTCGGGAAAAATTCGCTTCATCTGTTCCTGCACATTTTCCCATTCATAATCGCCCCAGAAATCATCAAGGAAAAGAAAACCGCCGCGTGTGACATATTCGCGAAGCCGCGCCGCCTCTTCATTGGATAGTTCCATATAGCCCGGTTCAACAAAATAGATTAACGGATAATCGAAGAGCTTTTCGTCGAGGATTTCCAGTTGTTTGGGTTCGGCTGCGATATTCAAAATCGTGCCTGACCAATCACGAACCCCGATGATGAAATGGTAATCGGCTTCGGGAAAATCGACTGCCCACGAACTGCCGCGACGACCGCCGAAAGCCGTACTGTAGATGGTTCTCACAAAGGTGAATTCGCCGGGTTTGTTGGGGTCGGTTTTTTCCGAATAACGGGGAACCGCGCCCATCCTCGATTGCCCGACCACCGATAAAACCAGTAGCGCAAGAACAATCAGGATGCAGAGGCTTTTTTGCATAACCCCTCGAATGATGACGATTGAATTTGTCGGCAATGATAAATCAGACGCTTATCAATTTGCCATTAAGGGCGAATGCAAATCAACCTGATGATTATTTGATGTGCGCGCAAAATAAAGTTCTTTGCGATGAGTAGAATTTGAAAAAACGCTCTCCTGCCTCAGTGCCTCTGTGTCTCTGTGGTGAAAAAATAACCACAGAGACACAGAGATTTTACGAGACATTCCGACTTCTGAATTACGCACAGGCTTCAGTTACTTGCCTGTGCGCGCTTTGATACCAGACGAAGTTTCCAATCATCAATCAAGGTTCCCGTGGTTTGTAAATTCGAGGTCAAAAAGTAAAGCCGCCGGGTCGCCAAGCCATTCGGCACGGTCTTAAATCGCATATTCAAATACGACGGCGGAATCGCTTGATAATATAGCGTTGCCTGCACGGTGATATTGGCTGCGTCAATGTTTTTCGGCAAACTCACTTCGTAAGTGACCGTATCCGTGCCGCTGCCGCTCAGGTATTGCGGGTCTTGCGCGGCGTTTCCCTTGGGATAAGTCGCTTCGATGTAGGCAAACGGAATATCTGCGCTGGGACCGTTTTTCGTCCAGCCTTTCGGCAACAAGCGATTGTCTTTGAGTTCATGGTCGCGGTGAATAAAACTGGTGGTGAATTTGCCTTTGCTGTCCTGCACCAGTTCTTCAAAAATCTGCACCTGCGATTGTGAAGTGATGGTTTCATAGTGCGGTTGATAATGTTGCAAAGTCTTTTTGCCTTCCTGATATTCGGTGAAAAATTCCGAAGGCAACACATCACCATTGCCATCAACAATCACCCCGACATTGTTGGTGCGCCCAGATGCCCAGATGACCTGTTCGCGTCCGTCCGCATTATTGATAACCTGAAATTCAATGAATGCGCGGCGAAAACCCACGCCGCTCGGTAAGCGATGCCCGGTTAAGTTGGTGACTTTAACCTCGGCGGTCAATTTTTCGTTTACGATTTTAAGCGAGGGAATTTCAATGGTCGCGGTTTTTTCCTGCGCCTGCCGGGCGATGTTATCGAGAGTGTCCTGCAAATCGGTGGTCGAACCGCTCATATAATCGTTTTTGCGAACCCCGAGAATATCATTGAACTGATTGAACATTTCGATGAGATAGGCATTCAAGCCGAGCAATTCATGACGCACATAACCTTCTTTGCGAACCCGCACCCGCAGTTTATCAAGCGGCGCTAAGTATTCCGCTGCCGGATAACTGTCGTCTTCGATGATAGCGATGGGTTGTTGAATCTGTTTGAGGTTGATTTTTTTTGCAGGGTTTTGATAACCGCCGGGCATATGACAATCCTGACAGGACTGCGCGGTCTGTTGATTGGCATTGAATTCGGTTTGAAACTGGCTGTTGAGCCATTCCATATAGGTGGCTTGTTCAATCGAATGCATGAACGGTTTAAATAAGGGATTTTTTTCCGAAGTATCCAATACCGTCGGTTTTTCGCCGGGTTTAAGCGGGTCGTCAACGTTCGGTAAATTGATTAAGTGACAACTGCCGCAAAGCCTCGATGATTTGGTATAGTCGCTGAATTTCGGTTTTATCCCCAATGAATTTTCCATCGGGTAGGTTGAAATCGTGTCGTCTTTAAAAGGTCCCTGCAGTTCATCGGGTTTGCTCATTTGAAATTGTCCGGTGGTGGAGTTTTCCAAAAAATAAGCAATCGGCGGTTGCGTCGGCGGGTACTCATCTTCTTTGATGTGATGACACATCGTGCAACTGATGCCGTCACGCGCCAGCGACCCGTATTTGAAATTGGGATTATCGGGATTGGTGAGAAACACATAATCCAATTTGAAATCGGCGAACGGATTTTTGTGGTCAATATCGAATTGGCGTTTCCCCATGCCGCCGTGACAACTCAAACAGGTGTTGACGGTAGCCTGAATGATCGGCTCAGGATTTTTAAATTCGTTTTTGAGAATCTCGATTTCGCTTTCGAGTTGCGCATAAAAAATCGGGTCACGACCGGCAAGCCCCATAGGCGACCAACGCCATTCACCATAAGGCGAAACATTGATGCCGCTTGGCACACCGTTTACCGGCGGCGCGGTTTGCAAAAACATGGTTGGCCCATAAGGACCCGTCGCCGCGCTGTGACACATCATGCATTGGTCTGAAGTGATGAATTGTTCCGCGCCTTTGGTTGCGGCAACCACTCTATCCAAAGTTTCGGGCGGCAGTTTTTCTACGGTCTGAACCGGCACGCGGGGAATAGTTTTGAAGGTCTGTAAAAATTCCAGGTTGGTATCAACCGGCGGATTATTCGACGCGTCCTGTTTCGGGCGGCGATGGGTATAAAGAAAGGGTTTTTCAAATGGCGACAAATTGCGCCAGGAATTATCTACACGAAAAATCAGCGGTTCATCGGGAAAGCCTTTGATATTTTTCAGCGATGAAAAAGTGTATTCGCTTTCCGCCGAAGCGTGACAGCGCAAACAGTATTGCCCGAACCCGGCGTTTTGATAATTGAACGGGTATTGATTCTGATTGAAACTCATGCCGGTATAAAATTCGCCCCAGTACCAGCCGTCTTTGGAACCCGCCGCATCTTTAATCATAATCGTCCAGTCTTTTGACTTGGCGAATTCTTTAGCGATTTCATCATCGGTCATATCTTCGTAACGCGCCGCGGGCGGGGTGTATTGTTCTTTGATAATCATCGCGCCGTTGGGGATCGCGCCTTTGCGACCTTGGGTGAGCCATTTCATCAACGGCGGCGAATAGAAAACCCGGACAGCCGGATGGGTGCCGTAATAAACGTTATTGATGTAAGGTCCGGTGTCGCGCACCCATTTATCGCGACACCAACTCA includes the following:
- a CDS encoding DUF4159 domain-containing protein, which codes for MQKSLCILIVLALLVLSVVGQSRMGAVPRYSEKTDPNKPGEFTFVRTIYSTAFGGRRGSSWAVDFPEADYHFIIGVRDWSGTILNIAAEPKQLEILDEKLFDYPLIYFVEPGYMELSNEEAARLREYVTRGGFLFLDDFWGDYEWENVQEQMKRIFPEYQIEDIPPDDSLFHCYFDINEVVQVPGIGSWLGRGVTHEKGGYTPHYMGIRDKSGKLLVFIARNCDLGDAWEWIDDPRYPLKYGLAAYKVGINVIIYAMSH
- a CDS encoding cytochrome P460 family protein translates to MRKSCKVFVTLAFFFLATLTFSLSQKKVAASDDENVYVNLPSPASLFAWQNPCPDAKPSPLPLPSSLPPGKLLDFQKEVFNFLDTGGYLSWCRDKWVRDTGPYINNVYYGTHPAVRVFYSPPLMKWLTQGRKGAIPNGAMIIKEQYTPPAARYEDMTDDEIAKEFAKSKDWTIMIKDAAGSKDGWYWGEFYTGMSFNQNQYPFNYQNAGFGQYCLRCHASAESEYTFSSLKNIKGFPDEPLIFRVDNSWRNLSPFEKPFLYTHRRPKQDASNNPPVDTNLEFLQTFKTIPRVPVQTVEKLPPETLDRVVAATKGAEQFITSDQCMMCHSAATGPYGPTMFLQTAPPVNGVPSGINVSPYGEWRWSPMGLAGRDPIFYAQLESEIEILKNEFKNPEPIIQATVNTCLSCHGGMGKRQFDIDHKNPFADFKLDYVFLTNPDNPNFKYGSLARDGISCTMCHHIKEDEYPPTQPPIAYFLENSTTGQFQMSKPDELQGPFKDDTISTYPMENSLGIKPKFSDYTKSSRLCGSCHLINLPNVDDPLKPGEKPTVLDTSEKNPLFKPFMHSIEQATYMEWLNSQFQTEFNANQQTAQSCQDCHMPGGYQNPAKKINLKQIQQPIAIIEDDSYPAAEYLAPLDKLRVRVRKEGYVRHELLGLNAYLIEMFNQFNDILGVRKNDYMSGSTTDLQDTLDNIARQAQEKTATIEIPSLKIVNEKLTAEVKVTNLTGHRLPSGVGFRRAFIEFQVINNADGREQVIWASGRTNNVGVIVDGNGDVLPSEFFTEYQEGKKTLQHYQPHYETITSQSQVQIFEELVQDSKGKFTTSFIHRDHELKDNRLLPKGWTKNGPSADIPFAYIEATYPKGNAAQDPQYLSGSGTDTVTYEVSLPKNIDAANITVQATLYYQAIPPSYLNMRFKTVPNGLATRRLYFLTSNLQTTGTLIDDWKLRLVSKRAQASN
- a CDS encoding IS982 family transposase, with the translated sequence MKVQRMSNNNQPNFTDQELITVYLFEHLQGHFQQRRIYDYIAGHWLAWFPDLPSYQAFNYRLNQLSPSFALLLEELVSQLANGLPQTTDYVLDSLPILLAKGSRADAAKVAREVANKGFCSTKKLFYHGVKLHLCGRRRLQQLPLPEALALTAASVHDLTAFRQEMEPPAFAALFADKAYKDEAMKAELAKHEVELCTPDKCPRGQEKEAAYNSLWSRFVSAMRQPIESLFNWLIQRSGIQDAAKVRSTNGLLVHCYGKLTVCCFRLLFNS